One Dysosmobacter welbionis DNA segment encodes these proteins:
- a CDS encoding S-layer homology domain-containing protein — MEVPADPVEVKPYAITITPADIVIYTGGTGYSGVLDDAGDFVGSTEQGLPEPGYHIDLPDSVEAWLTSHGVDLTQAANLADYLSFYYYDQETGAAIRRWDLMDQGVYSRDATGNVSRYVYSLSPNQIEGENEGVKVRLQFTDDGNIITTDNIRMEEGVVSANYEMTIYDGGLNQSEIQAVFSAGGDTLVCSVDIGTGHLLVKSVTDEGTSTNEIVTSADTVDANQITAVDNGNVTYYVNDSEVQVDPGRVQLLVDSVSNSDAFDAAMGADALAKVAATDNTLSAPQYEMAYLDLVDTQNGNTVVTLGNQQALTIYWPMPADADEDGAFYLVHYTGMDRESASDTGDLAGTAHTVEKIQATRDGDHLVFTAGSFSPFVLVYEKESSGGGGSTGGGGGGGSRPTLNTEDHYSYIIGYSDGTLQPYGTITRGEVATIFFRLLTDDTREEYWSQVNDYTDCSSDLWCNNAISTLTNMGIIDGFSDGTFRPYAKITRAQFAKIAVGFFETTREDYQGYFTDVDINAWYTEYVEAAARVGLIEGFNDGTFRPNTNITRAQACVIVNRALGRSPDEDRLLDEDEMITWPDNNPEDWFYADMQEATNSHDYTWVTVSGDKVEKWTEKLEQRDWAALEHAWSTAHSAPGGEVTK, encoded by the coding sequence GTGGAGGTCCCGGCGGACCCCGTGGAGGTGAAGCCCTATGCCATCACCATCACGCCGGCGGACATTGTGATCTACACCGGCGGAACCGGATACAGCGGTGTGCTGGACGATGCGGGCGATTTTGTCGGCAGCACGGAACAGGGCCTGCCGGAGCCGGGTTATCACATCGATCTGCCCGACTCTGTGGAAGCGTGGCTCACCAGCCATGGCGTGGACCTGACGCAGGCTGCAAACCTGGCGGACTACCTGAGCTTCTACTATTATGACCAGGAGACTGGTGCGGCGATCCGCCGCTGGGATCTGATGGACCAGGGCGTCTACTCGAGAGATGCAACCGGCAACGTGAGCCGCTATGTATATAGCCTGAGCCCGAACCAAATCGAGGGTGAAAATGAAGGCGTCAAGGTCCGGCTCCAGTTCACAGATGACGGCAACATCATCACTACCGACAACATCCGAATGGAAGAGGGCGTTGTTTCTGCCAACTATGAGATGACCATCTACGACGGCGGTCTGAACCAGAGCGAGATTCAGGCGGTGTTCTCCGCCGGCGGTGATACGCTCGTCTGCAGCGTTGATATCGGTACCGGCCATCTCTTGGTCAAGAGCGTCACAGACGAGGGCACTTCCACCAACGAGATCGTGACCAGCGCCGACACTGTGGACGCGAACCAGATCACTGCCGTTGACAACGGCAATGTGACCTATTATGTCAATGACAGTGAGGTCCAGGTGGATCCCGGCCGCGTGCAGCTGCTAGTGGACAGCGTCTCCAACAGCGACGCGTTCGACGCCGCCATGGGCGCTGACGCCCTTGCAAAAGTCGCGGCCACGGACAACACGCTATCCGCCCCCCAGTACGAGATGGCCTATCTGGACCTGGTGGACACCCAGAACGGCAACACCGTGGTAACCCTGGGCAACCAGCAGGCGCTGACCATCTACTGGCCCATGCCCGCCGACGCCGACGAGGACGGCGCGTTCTACCTGGTACACTATACCGGCATGGACCGTGAGAGCGCCAGCGACACAGGCGACTTGGCTGGTACCGCGCATACTGTGGAAAAGATCCAAGCTACCCGCGACGGCGACCATCTGGTCTTCACTGCCGGCAGCTTCTCTCCCTTCGTGCTGGTGTACGAGAAGGAGAGCAGCGGGGGCGGCGGCAGCACCGGAGGCGGCGGTGGAGGCGGCAGCCGGCCCACCCTGAACACGGAGGACCATTACTCCTATATCATCGGCTACTCCGACGGCACGCTGCAGCCCTACGGCACCATCACCCGGGGCGAAGTGGCCACCATCTTCTTCCGCCTGCTGACGGACGACACCCGGGAGGAGTACTGGAGCCAGGTCAACGACTACACGGACTGCAGCTCCGACCTGTGGTGCAACAACGCCATCTCCACCCTGACCAACATGGGCATCATCGACGGGTTCTCGGACGGGACCTTCCGGCCCTATGCCAAGATCACCCGCGCCCAATTTGCCAAGATCGCGGTGGGCTTTTTCGAGACCACCCGGGAGGACTACCAGGGATACTTCACCGATGTGGATATTAACGCCTGGTACACCGAGTACGTAGAGGCGGCAGCCCGCGTGGGCCTGATCGAGGGCTTTAATGACGGGACCTTCCGCCCCAACACCAACATCACCCGGGCACAGGCCTGCGTGATCGTGAACCGCGCCCTGGGCCGCAGCCCGGATGAGGATCGGCTGCTGGACGAGGACGAGATGATCACCTGGCCCGACAACAATCCGGAGGACTGGTTCTATGCCGACATGCAGGAGGCGACCAACAGCCACGACTACACCTGGGTGACCGTCAGCGGTGACAAGGTCGAGAAGTGGACGGAGAAGCTGGAACAGCGCGACTGGGCGGCTCTGGAGCACGCCTGGTCTACGGCTCACTCTGCCCCCGGCGGCGAGGTGACCAAGTAA
- a CDS encoding S-layer homology domain-containing protein, translated as MKKFLSLVLALVMTMSLVTVSAGAKDFTDSEDLSGEAYAEAVNVMSEMGIIDGYAGGAFQPQGTLTRGAAAKIIACMMLGKTTAEALGTQAAPFKDVPVGSTFAGYIAYCVESGLIDGYADGTFRPSAQLTGFAFLKMLLTALGYDSAIEGFTGTNWTVNVASRAIEAGLTKGNENFVGTRAATREEACLYAVNALKATLVEYENKGTDVTVNGATVAIGASKPTYVTSNIHDAATSINDATDNVKNGWTVEFAEKYQPDLALKDTADDFGRPAHTWTWKKAEIGTYVDFDKMVAEYTTKVTGEDLYNLLGKTAIDDNTLFVYVDGEDENLGDAAFGKADMVKKNDETIGRTGNGVLTQVFLDTQDDEITVAIINTYLAKAAEDYDEKNDDVDLDVYYVDNNGTSRKPVYMKTADEDKPQKQTISVDGEDFAIEEVAENDLFLVTIAQGVIQTMDAPEVLSDTSISNFRLEKYVTAGGTQYDYADTVMYDEEVLDQYDDANMKDVTYNVILDAYGYMIGIEQNEDPDQYVFLTGIDGKNSNLSVRNADANVIFMDGNMDTVTVNMTKSDIDTTGKNLSQLNTWCTYTVNNDNVYTLKEVAVSTSKNVIDDDTDVAQYAQDVGSNGATIDKKHVSLKAANNSSYVYGNDDSVYLNVELKNVEVEDTTGGDQRQIVDDVESVTTGVKNVNLVMEDLKKDGNYIAPAAEIYTLYNDDGYVIAAVTIGENEGTSSNYVYVTSSNVNREAYDDETEWTWTREVVVNGELVEISEVGDSLEWIGNASKNQGEMAQGEWFEVKYDADGNVRKVEAIDFSKAADKFVDEVEDVEDAVEDFDTVLLSDTNTVEKLTFKNGTLYTDRNATKGFSVSPEVKVVLSLADKKGNEFDDVDDSYTGYNGLEKALRDMNAQGTFGTGVVEVSAILDNGVATSIVINDKAKAGSDVSNPTVPEGEFLPASWNPTTKGIELRYYEKSMSDSEIKAAIEDLLGAPVDRLNKFMGYVTLENGDMYRVNFTQIEVVAISIDGEVVSYPDKGDAANLTNIPAGNYFDINENPDGFIGGSNRGLLTVPSTGKVTVSNTNKDREFVTAYELDIDGTITSDVSAEVNGKTVSDGDYIADGEVVELTFTTAGDYTVNGELVRAAANDTYEIEATEAIMVRSVSNYMTEEDIADIVDAYNPGTPTGATITRSGDTLNIVLNNTVSDWTDVSGTGLFVLAEDLLEDNSILITFPDGSAERIDKGTNAAAAAAQLTPKLGNVSDLTPTPIVITVTVENAGSGASVEYTVNLSQAD; from the coding sequence ATGAAGAAGTTCCTTTCTCTGGTGCTTGCTCTGGTGATGACCATGTCTCTGGTCACTGTCAGCGCCGGTGCCAAGGACTTCACAGACAGCGAAGACCTCAGCGGCGAAGCCTATGCGGAAGCTGTCAACGTGATGTCCGAAATGGGAATCATCGACGGCTATGCCGGCGGTGCTTTCCAGCCCCAGGGAACCCTGACCCGTGGCGCTGCCGCCAAGATCATCGCCTGCATGATGCTTGGCAAGACCACGGCTGAGGCCCTGGGCACCCAGGCCGCGCCCTTTAAGGACGTGCCCGTGGGTTCCACCTTTGCCGGCTACATCGCCTACTGCGTGGAGTCCGGCCTGATCGACGGCTACGCCGATGGCACCTTCCGGCCCTCTGCGCAGCTGACCGGCTTTGCCTTCCTGAAAATGCTGCTGACCGCTCTGGGTTATGACAGCGCCATCGAGGGCTTCACCGGCACCAACTGGACCGTCAATGTGGCCTCCCGCGCCATCGAGGCCGGTCTGACTAAGGGCAATGAGAACTTTGTTGGCACCCGTGCCGCCACCCGTGAGGAGGCCTGCCTGTATGCCGTCAACGCTCTGAAAGCCACCCTGGTGGAGTATGAAAACAAGGGCACCGACGTCACCGTCAACGGCGCCACTGTTGCTATCGGCGCTTCCAAGCCCACCTACGTGACCAGCAACATCCACGACGCTGCCACTTCTATCAACGACGCCACCGACAACGTGAAGAACGGCTGGACGGTTGAGTTCGCTGAGAAGTATCAGCCCGACCTGGCTCTGAAGGACACCGCCGACGACTTCGGCCGTCCGGCCCACACCTGGACCTGGAAGAAGGCCGAGATCGGCACCTATGTGGACTTCGACAAGATGGTGGCCGAGTACACCACCAAGGTCACCGGCGAGGACCTGTACAACCTGCTGGGCAAGACCGCCATTGATGACAACACCCTGTTCGTCTATGTGGACGGCGAGGATGAGAATCTGGGTGATGCCGCCTTCGGCAAGGCCGACATGGTGAAGAAGAACGACGAGACCATCGGCCGGACCGGCAACGGCGTGCTGACCCAGGTGTTCCTGGACACCCAGGACGACGAGATCACCGTGGCCATCATCAACACCTATCTGGCCAAGGCCGCCGAGGACTACGACGAGAAGAACGACGACGTGGACCTGGATGTCTACTATGTGGACAACAACGGCACCAGCCGCAAGCCCGTCTACATGAAGACCGCTGACGAGGATAAGCCCCAGAAGCAGACCATCTCTGTGGACGGCGAGGACTTCGCCATCGAGGAAGTGGCTGAGAACGACCTGTTCCTGGTGACCATCGCCCAGGGCGTGATCCAGACCATGGACGCTCCCGAGGTCCTGTCCGACACCAGCATCTCCAACTTCCGCCTGGAGAAGTATGTTACCGCCGGTGGTACCCAGTATGACTACGCTGACACCGTCATGTATGATGAGGAAGTGCTGGATCAGTATGACGACGCCAATATGAAGGACGTCACCTACAATGTGATCCTGGACGCCTACGGCTACATGATCGGCATTGAGCAGAACGAGGATCCCGACCAGTACGTGTTCCTGACCGGCATCGACGGCAAGAACAGCAACCTGTCTGTGCGGAACGCTGACGCCAACGTCATCTTCATGGACGGCAACATGGATACCGTCACCGTGAACATGACCAAGAGCGACATCGACACCACTGGCAAGAACCTGTCTCAGCTGAACACCTGGTGCACCTACACGGTCAACAACGACAACGTGTACACCCTGAAGGAAGTGGCCGTGTCCACCTCCAAGAACGTCATCGACGATGACACCGATGTGGCCCAGTATGCCCAGGATGTGGGCAGCAATGGCGCTACCATCGATAAGAAGCACGTGTCCCTGAAGGCCGCCAACAACAGCAGCTACGTCTACGGCAACGACGACTCCGTCTACCTGAACGTGGAACTGAAGAACGTTGAGGTCGAGGATACCACTGGCGGCGATCAGCGCCAGATCGTGGACGACGTGGAGTCCGTCACCACCGGCGTGAAGAACGTCAACCTGGTGATGGAGGACCTCAAGAAGGATGGCAACTACATCGCTCCTGCCGCCGAGATCTACACCCTTTACAATGATGACGGCTATGTGATCGCCGCTGTCACCATCGGCGAGAACGAGGGCACCTCCTCCAACTACGTCTATGTCACCAGCAGCAACGTGAACCGCGAGGCTTACGACGATGAGACCGAGTGGACCTGGACCCGCGAGGTGGTCGTCAACGGCGAGCTCGTGGAGATCTCCGAGGTCGGCGACTCCCTGGAGTGGATCGGCAACGCCTCCAAGAACCAGGGTGAGATGGCTCAGGGCGAGTGGTTCGAGGTCAAGTATGACGCTGACGGCAATGTCCGTAAGGTCGAGGCCATCGACTTCTCCAAGGCTGCTGACAAGTTCGTCGACGAGGTCGAGGACGTGGAGGACGCCGTGGAGGACTTCGACACCGTCCTGCTGTCCGACACCAACACTGTTGAGAAGCTGACCTTCAAGAACGGCACCCTGTACACCGACCGGAACGCCACCAAGGGCTTCTCCGTGTCTCCCGAGGTGAAGGTGGTTCTGTCCCTGGCCGACAAGAAGGGCAACGAGTTTGATGATGTGGATGACTCCTACACCGGCTACAACGGCCTGGAGAAGGCTCTGCGCGACATGAATGCCCAGGGCACCTTCGGCACCGGCGTGGTCGAGGTGAGCGCGATCCTGGATAACGGCGTGGCCACCAGCATCGTGATCAACGACAAAGCCAAGGCTGGCTCTGATGTGAGCAATCCCACGGTTCCCGAGGGTGAGTTCCTGCCCGCTTCCTGGAATCCGACTACGAAGGGGATCGAGCTGCGCTACTATGAGAAGTCCATGAGCGACAGCGAGATCAAGGCCGCCATCGAGGACCTGCTGGGCGCTCCCGTGGATCGCCTGAACAAGTTCATGGGCTATGTCACCCTGGAGAACGGCGACATGTACCGCGTGAACTTCACTCAGATCGAGGTCGTGGCCATCAGCATTGACGGCGAGGTTGTCAGCTATCCCGACAAGGGTGATGCCGCCAATCTGACCAACATTCCCGCTGGCAACTACTTCGACATCAATGAGAATCCCGATGGCTTCATTGGAGGCAGCAACAGAGGTCTGCTGACCGTTCCCAGCACCGGCAAGGTGACTGTGAGCAACACCAACAAGGACCGTGAGTTTGTCACCGCCTACGAGCTGGATATTGACGGCACGATCACCTCCGATGTGTCCGCCGAGGTCAACGGCAAGACCGTTTCCGACGGCGACTACATTGCCGACGGTGAGGTTGTGGAGCTGACCTTCACCACCGCTGGCGACTACACCGTGAACGGTGAGCTGGTCCGCGCGGCTGCCAACGACACCTATGAGATCGAGGCGACCGAGGCCATCATGGTGAGGAGTGTTTCCAACTACATGACTGAGGAAGATATCGCGGACATTGTGGATGCCTATAATCCTGGTACTCCCACTGGTGCGACCATCACTCGGAGCGGCGACACTCTGAACATTGTTCTCAACAATACCGTATCTGATTGGACCGATGTAAGCGGCACTGGCTTGTTTGTTCTGGCAGAAGATCTGCTGGAGGATAACTCCATCCTGATTACTTTCCCGGATGGATCTGCCGAGCGGATTGATAAGGGTACTAATGCAGCTGCGGCAGCTGCTCAGCTGACTCCGAAGCTGGGTAATGTGAGCGATCTGACGCCTACTCCCATCGTGATTACTGTCACGGTTGAGAACGCTGGCAGTGGCGCTTCTGTGGAGTATACTGTAAATCTCAGCCAGGCTGACTAA
- a CDS encoding sensor histidine kinase, with protein MWPWTDWKLRRALRRYRRERDLEAVLQMDWHRDLDLSAFFTDVEERLHGEEITRLRQKQAEYLALQNQINPHFLYNALEAIRTDALLANCPDIAETTEALATFFRYTISNVQEYVTFSDELDNAENYFTIQRCRFGDKISLELELENERLLEVRMPKLILQPLVENAVSHGLEGKLGHGTVRIIVENSDRTFFLRVRDDGVGMPDEQVERLNAQFGGVGGADMTQPCGGIALRNVNSRIRLMFGEDYGLHLFSAAGVGTECCVTLPLRFREA; from the coding sequence ATGTGGCCGTGGACGGACTGGAAACTGCGGCGGGCGCTGCGGCGCTACCGGCGGGAGCGGGACCTGGAGGCCGTTTTGCAGATGGACTGGCACCGGGATTTGGATCTGAGCGCATTTTTCACAGATGTGGAAGAGCGGCTTCACGGAGAGGAGATCACCAGACTGCGGCAGAAACAGGCGGAATATCTGGCGCTGCAAAACCAGATCAACCCCCACTTCCTCTATAACGCCCTGGAGGCCATCCGCACAGACGCCCTGCTGGCGAACTGTCCGGATATTGCCGAGACCACGGAGGCTCTGGCGACCTTTTTCCGATACACCATCTCCAATGTCCAGGAGTATGTGACCTTTTCAGATGAGCTGGACAATGCGGAAAACTACTTTACCATCCAGCGCTGCCGATTCGGTGACAAAATCTCTCTGGAACTGGAGCTGGAGAACGAGCGGCTTTTGGAAGTGCGGATGCCGAAGCTCATCCTGCAGCCTCTGGTGGAGAACGCAGTATCACATGGGCTGGAGGGCAAACTGGGCCACGGCACGGTCCGCATCATTGTGGAAAACAGCGACCGGACATTTTTCCTGCGGGTGCGGGACGACGGCGTAGGGATGCCGGACGAACAGGTGGAGCGGCTCAACGCGCAGTTCGGCGGAGTTGGGGGCGCGGATATGACCCAGCCGTGCGGAGGAATCGCCCTGCGGAATGTCAACAGCCGCATCCGGCTCATGTTCGGAGAGGACTACGGCCTGCATTTGTTCAGCGCCGCGGGCGTTGGCACGGAGTGCTGCGTGACGTTGCCGCTGCGTTTCCGGGAGGCGTAG
- a CDS encoding helix-turn-helix domain-containing protein: MQGKKPLNIAIGRRIQQSREQAGLTQEELAERIDRSTQFISTIERGLAGPSLETVIHLCEVLGTSTEWILRGRALLPDSNLLAASVMEKLSGLSPAQLLLVDRMTSDLIKLLQMKESGDE, translated from the coding sequence ATGCAGGGAAAGAAGCCGCTGAACATCGCAATCGGAAGACGGATCCAGCAGTCCCGGGAGCAAGCTGGGCTGACGCAGGAGGAACTGGCAGAGCGGATTGACCGTTCCACGCAGTTCATCTCCACAATCGAGCGGGGGTTGGCCGGCCCCTCTCTGGAAACTGTGATTCATCTTTGTGAAGTTCTTGGAACCTCCACAGAGTGGATCCTGCGGGGCAGGGCCCTCCTTCCGGACTCCAATCTGCTGGCAGCCTCCGTTATGGAAAAGCTCTCCGGGCTCTCCCCTGCCCAGCTGCTTCTGGTTGACCGAATGACCAGCGATCTAATCAAATTGCTGCAAATGAAGGAGAGCGGTGACGAATGA
- a CDS encoding LptM family lipoprotein has translation MQKKLIFLALTGLLCLSLAGCGQSGSTSPEGGSSPQAEQPAEETAGEDGGRTPEEDGADTEAPQYTDNFSIDTEAVTAFAEQIQAAVAEKNLEALADLASYPLYIGFSDGGESVESREDLIALEADRIFSEELVSEIAGADPGGLAPSKAGFALSASGRPNVVFSVVDGRLAIVGINY, from the coding sequence ATGCAGAAGAAGCTCATTTTCTTGGCATTAACAGGGCTCCTGTGCCTGTCCCTCGCAGGCTGCGGCCAGAGCGGCAGTACCTCGCCGGAGGGGGGCAGCTCTCCGCAGGCGGAGCAGCCCGCGGAGGAGACCGCTGGAGAAGATGGGGGCCGGACCCCTGAGGAGGACGGTGCGGATACGGAAGCGCCCCAGTATACAGATAATTTTTCCATAGATACGGAGGCTGTTACAGCATTTGCAGAGCAGATCCAGGCCGCAGTGGCGGAAAAGAATCTGGAGGCGCTGGCGGACCTGGCGTCGTATCCGCTGTACATCGGCTTTTCCGATGGAGGGGAATCTGTGGAGTCCCGGGAGGACCTGATCGCACTGGAAGCGGACCGGATCTTCTCAGAAGAGCTGGTCTCTGAGATCGCCGGGGCGGACCCCGGGGGGCTGGCCCCCAGCAAGGCAGGATTTGCCCTGTCCGCCAGCGGCAGGCCCAATGTGGTGTTCAGTGTTGTCGATGGCAGACTGGCCATTGTGGGAATAAATTACTGA
- a CDS encoding RsiV family protein, protein MKKNRMQISTLLTLLLCMLLLTACGASAAESEGTDPETPPQESAAAPETEEPSAQQEDVTLEELLGEDYVNYLTETITMQMANRMDKDPEVRYFPIEDNTPLSDYVTIGGTTKFEVDEEGNPVIYFPAGTVTDEANGEQSFRIPKLYQ, encoded by the coding sequence ATGAAAAAGAATCGGATGCAGATTTCCACGCTCCTCACACTGCTGCTCTGTATGCTGCTTCTCACTGCCTGCGGCGCGTCTGCCGCGGAGAGTGAGGGGACGGATCCGGAGACTCCGCCGCAGGAATCGGCGGCTGCGCCGGAGACGGAAGAACCGTCTGCCCAGCAGGAGGACGTCACGCTGGAGGAGCTCCTGGGAGAGGACTATGTGAATTACCTGACGGAGACGATCACGATGCAGATGGCCAACCGCATGGACAAGGACCCGGAGGTCCGCTACTTCCCGATTGAGGACAACACGCCGTTGAGCGACTATGTGACCATCGGCGGGACCACGAAGTTCGAGGTGGACGAGGAGGGAAATCCGGTGATTTACTTCCCGGCCGGAACCGTGACGGATGAGGCAAATGGCGAGCAGAGCTTTCGGATCCCGAAGCTGTATCAATAA